One genomic window of Terriglobia bacterium includes the following:
- a CDS encoding HU family DNA-binding protein, with protein sequence MTNGWKGKTMTKTQLVRHMAEKLETNNKTAATFLEHLAETAIKETKKNGVFVIPGLGRLVKSNRKARMGRNPQTGKPIKIAAKTVVKFRVAKAVKDVINPKK encoded by the coding sequence ATGACGAATGGTTGGAAGGGCAAAACCATGACCAAGACCCAACTCGTACGCCACATGGCGGAGAAACTGGAAACGAACAATAAGACCGCCGCAACGTTCCTGGAACACCTGGCGGAGACCGCGATCAAAGAAACCAAAAAGAACGGTGTGTTCGTGATTCCTGGCCTGGGACGCCTGGTAAAGTCCAACCGGAAAGCGCGTATGGGACGCAATCCGCAAACCGGAAAACCCATTAAAATCGCGGCCAAGACCGTGGTAAAGTTCCGCGTTGCCAAGGCCGTAAAAGACGTAATCAATCCGAAGAAATAA